The proteins below are encoded in one region of Haematospirillum jordaniae:
- a CDS encoding recombinase family protein encodes MLVAIYARHSTDKQDTSSADQVARCIQFCADRGWTVSHIFADEALSGATMSHRENAKALVAAALAGEFEKVLSEDLSRLSRSQSDIAALYEKLRFMGIDIETIADGTINELHIGLKGTMNALYLRDLADKTRRGLRAITLRGKIPGGLCYGYRTKHRLDEKGELVRGEREIHPGEAEVIRRIYSEYHDGAILSEICEGLNDDGIASPRGGTWSISALVGTASRQTGVLRHTLYKGWITWNRQEYRVNPETGKRNCVVRPQSEWLRIPVPELAIVDEDLFDAVQRMIEDRSSMRHIRAADAKARSRERAMERQRKARSLQMKTGQTGSWFFTRRLRCAETGHPLTAAPPGYYGSRRTALWMIPRETIIVQGLEALNTVDLDTIRTFQETLSPDRQRHESAIERLQQQIDQATDEVKALLSDLGNRTNRPVIRSFLDDKEKQITNARLQLYTHQRELDKLIFRTDLANESLNRWKRLLARLKHDPSDGLSTVLVRTCINRLLVHVERNADDEPVRLWCTADINVPELLKLNTAIMPWDLIPEPWSRAATVELKDIPKPAKAKAKAKQKKKTV; translated from the coding sequence ATGCTGGTCGCCATTTACGCGCGCCACAGCACCGACAAACAGGACACATCCAGCGCCGATCAGGTGGCCCGGTGTATCCAGTTTTGCGCAGACCGGGGGTGGACGGTATCCCACATTTTCGCCGACGAGGCGTTGTCAGGAGCCACCATGTCCCACCGCGAGAATGCCAAGGCGCTGGTTGCCGCCGCCCTGGCCGGTGAATTCGAGAAAGTGTTGAGCGAGGACTTGTCACGCCTGTCCCGCAGCCAGTCCGATATCGCCGCGCTGTACGAGAAACTGCGCTTCATGGGGATCGATATTGAAACCATCGCGGACGGCACCATCAACGAGCTGCATATCGGTCTGAAAGGCACGATGAACGCGCTGTACCTGCGGGACCTTGCCGACAAGACCCGGCGCGGGTTGCGGGCCATCACGCTGCGCGGGAAGATCCCCGGCGGCTTGTGCTATGGCTATCGCACCAAACACCGCCTGGATGAAAAAGGCGAACTGGTCCGTGGCGAGCGCGAGATTCATCCGGGGGAGGCGGAGGTCATCCGGCGTATCTACAGCGAGTACCATGACGGCGCGATCTTGAGTGAAATCTGTGAAGGCCTGAACGACGACGGCATTGCATCGCCGCGTGGCGGAACGTGGTCCATATCCGCTCTGGTCGGAACGGCGTCCCGGCAAACCGGCGTCCTGCGCCATACGTTGTACAAAGGCTGGATCACCTGGAACCGGCAGGAATACCGGGTCAATCCCGAAACCGGAAAACGGAACTGTGTTGTGCGGCCTCAAAGTGAATGGCTGCGGATACCGGTTCCGGAGCTCGCGATTGTGGACGAGGACCTGTTCGATGCGGTCCAGCGCATGATTGAAGACCGGTCTTCCATGCGTCATATCCGCGCCGCCGATGCCAAGGCCCGCAGCCGGGAACGGGCGATGGAACGCCAGCGCAAGGCCCGCTCGCTCCAGATGAAGACCGGCCAGACCGGAAGCTGGTTCTTCACGCGCCGCTTGCGGTGCGCCGAAACCGGCCACCCGTTGACCGCCGCCCCGCCGGGTTATTATGGATCACGCCGGACCGCCTTGTGGATGATCCCGCGCGAAACCATCATTGTCCAAGGTCTGGAGGCGCTGAATACGGTTGATCTGGACACCATCCGCACCTTTCAGGAGACGCTTTCACCGGACCGGCAACGCCACGAAAGCGCCATTGAACGGCTGCAACAACAGATCGACCAGGCAACAGATGAGGTCAAGGCACTGCTGTCCGATCTCGGAAACCGGACCAACCGCCCCGTCATCCGGTCCTTTCTGGACGACAAGGAAAAGCAGATCACCAACGCACGCCTTCAGCTCTATACGCACCAGCGGGAACTGGACAAGCTGATTTTCCGCACCGACCTTGCCAACGAAAGCCTGAACCGCTGGAAACGCCTTCTGGCCCGCCTGAAGCACGATCCGTCCGACGGCCTGTCCACCGTTCTTGTGCGCACCTGTATCAACCGGCTGCTTGTTCATGTGGAACGCAATGCCGATGACGAGCCGGTCCGCCTCTGGTGCACGGCTGATATCAACGTGCCTGAACTGCTGAAGCTCAACACCGCCATCATGCCATGGGACCTGATCCCCGAGCCATGGTCGAGGGCCGCCACGGTCGAGCTGAAAGACATACCAAAACCGGCAAAGGCAAAGGCAAAGGCAAAACAGAAAAAGAAAACGGTCTGA
- a CDS encoding type II toxin -antitoxin system TacA 1-like antitoxin, with the protein MPAANSTARLEARISADLHSMLKRAAELQGRTMTDFVVTAVQAAAQQAIEQAEVIRLSRADQECFAQALLSPPPPSPALERAFDRRRRLLSSPAPKKKAR; encoded by the coding sequence ATGCCCGCAGCCAATTCCACAGCCCGCCTCGAAGCCCGGATCAGCGCCGACCTGCATTCAATGCTCAAGCGTGCGGCAGAGCTTCAGGGGCGGACCATGACAGACTTTGTTGTCACCGCCGTCCAGGCTGCGGCCCAGCAGGCTATAGAGCAGGCGGAGGTCATCCGGCTCTCCAGGGCCGACCAGGAATGCTTTGCGCAGGCGCTGCTGTCGCCGCCGCCGCCTTCACCAGCTCTTGAACGCGCCTTTGATCGCCGTCGCAGGCTCTTGAGCAGCCCGGCCCCAAAGAAAAAGGCCCGCTGA
- a CDS encoding GNAT family N-acetyltransferase, which translates to MGKTPFRLVVLAREHDRTAFNSVSDPLNRYLKEQVTQDIKRRVTACFVALDDDQRIAGYYTLAAASLALDSLPAGVRKKLPRYPTVPAIRMGRLAVDQAFRGQGLGGALLADALARAAGAEIAAYALVVDAKDEAAVSFYQHHGFIVLPDAPRMLFLPLATVRGLPL; encoded by the coding sequence ATGGGGAAAACACCGTTCCGGCTTGTGGTCCTGGCCCGAGAGCACGACCGCACCGCGTTCAACAGTGTTTCTGATCCGCTCAACCGCTACCTGAAAGAACAGGTCACCCAGGATATCAAACGCCGCGTGACAGCCTGTTTTGTGGCCTTGGACGACGATCAGCGCATAGCAGGGTACTACACGCTTGCTGCGGCCAGCTTGGCCTTGGACTCCCTGCCCGCCGGTGTCCGGAAAAAGCTGCCACGCTATCCCACCGTACCGGCCATTCGCATGGGGCGGCTCGCCGTGGACCAGGCTTTCAGGGGACAGGGGCTTGGTGGTGCGTTGCTGGCGGACGCGCTCGCACGCGCGGCAGGTGCCGAGATAGCCGCATATGCCTTGGTAGTGGATGCCAAAGATGAAGCCGCCGTTTCATTCTACCAGCACCATGGCTTCATAGTGCTGCCTGACGCGCCGCGCATGCTGTTCCTGCCTCTGGCGACCGTCCGGGGACTGCCGTTATAA
- a CDS encoding phage major capsid protein has product MQGLVGNMEIPVSGITGYWLKESQNAPKTVPSYSSKTLRPRRIGALMPITRRQLIPSSLEAEALIRTDLAAAIGETIDKAVFYGTGDEAPRGLSRLDGINVVRPATPGKPTYDELVEMESVIAAANADTPEMAYVLSSRAWGWLKTAQKFKGTNGVPIWEPGDTVNGYRAETTNQIEPNDIFFGNFSDLIIGLWGGLEITVDTATNSASGGIRVIAFQDCDFLVRRPESFCLAC; this is encoded by the coding sequence ATGCAAGGCTTGGTGGGTAATATGGAAATCCCGGTTTCGGGGATAACGGGCTACTGGCTAAAGGAAAGCCAGAATGCACCAAAGACGGTCCCTTCATACAGTTCAAAGACACTCAGGCCACGGAGAATTGGGGCTCTGATGCCGATCACACGCCGCCAGCTTATACCATCCAGCCTCGAGGCCGAGGCCCTGATTCGCACCGACCTGGCCGCTGCTATCGGTGAAACAATCGACAAGGCTGTTTTTTACGGGACAGGCGACGAAGCCCCCCGCGGACTGTCCCGCTTGGACGGGATCAATGTCGTCCGTCCGGCCACTCCCGGCAAACCCACATATGACGAGCTGGTAGAGATGGAATCCGTGATCGCTGCCGCCAATGCGGACACCCCGGAAATGGCCTATGTCCTGTCCAGCCGCGCCTGGGGCTGGTTGAAGACGGCCCAGAAATTCAAGGGAACAAATGGGGTGCCCATCTGGGAGCCGGGTGACACCGTCAATGGCTATCGCGCCGAGACGACAAATCAGATTGAGCCCAATGATATCTTTTTTGGCAATTTCTCTGACCTGATTATCGGCCTGTGGGGCGGGCTTGAAATCACGGTGGACACAGCAACAAACAGTGCGTCTGGTGGAATCCGGGTCATTGCGTTCCAGGATTGCGATTTTCTCGTCCGTCGGCCCGAATCATTCTGCCTGGCGTGCTGA
- a CDS encoding calcium-binding protein, which translates to MRNHWDETVGKNTYDQKFEAVAKQHCSNYIELIEAGNKYILPESRFIEESYKSALEKHSVSPEAAIDGYVNTLTGGFVPWMRVLDMFDGEWSDTRDIDPSRISSDIALESEKGWLGALGTVTKVGATSTAEWTWEESRPSFETFGKVAQLIEKHHRLTWGPDGSSPDPRISLNTDPATGAMTLTGTRDAGYGQVKSSMVFDRTGVSARHDLEIDGTSTRLSDQAVRDIAAAGGPQSVLFVNKGRAEKALESFRYDLSDGWARGLGDDFASLDTQTMRVGSNDYLFLDRKATPAVSFSESRLLGELSTFQLNAYLSNANNIIGGAKNHISPLVLDLDGDGVELTHAYDRSVYFDIDNDGQAERVGWVKADDGMLAMDRNENGNIDDITELYGDDVMPAYDKLRQHDANKDGKIDAQDPDYAKLRVWRDLNQNGLTEAGELKTLPETNVQSLDLNEKPEDRWQHENYISASSTYTKVGGQTGTMVDAHFLNDNADSWYKGAHGEKFGAEVKINLEALLLPQSRGYGLMKSMHLALNDNPELMAMMRTLASLKLDQLGDAPQLVEDILLEWAGVRGNDPTARAESTGSNIDARHVDFMEQFTGVMWLQRGLTAAVGENASVGIKKAWGNIEAVMTARFLVQGPLAHLFPEAKYNFATDTVELNASLSSLLGRARSHASSLDEDGAERFWIEMGNILIVSKGELGVDVDTINNSITSAFGYDLFLAEKSVLAADGVIYTGKDTTPDHLKLSVRVGDAADNTIKGGDRGDLVFAEGGGDTIEGRGGDDYLNGGAGHDRISGGAGFDRLVGGDGDDVLNGDEGGDHLDGGAGRDILIGGGGDDTLKGGAGADDLDGGDGEDTLSGWSKTGGVYINLATGEAAGGDMRGDTFRNFEHIGGSDFSDTLVGDANSNFLNGERGDDELYGGDGDDTLFGSDGRDILHGEAGDDTLMGDNGAEVMIGGSGIDTVSYAHPYNTKGVVADLSIDRGSAGSAAGDTYDGIENLTGTVGGHDVLIGDDQNNVLTGLGGADTLRGEGGNDTLVSLWGSDHLYGGPGSDRFVFTSVNSITFPRKDLASPDPVKNKSNANSFTFEMNDKHVFVHDFDLSDPDEKIDLSRQDLNEVVVRQSGTDTVIELDGGRRLVLLGISATELTADHMVLPPGVTDITRGEPITRAGVMLTGGDTADMMEGTFGDDILSGGDNSHGWDRLYGGFGADRLSGGGGDDVLIGGLGADTLDGGEGVNYAFYGISPEAVTVDLSKGKGHGGGCRGRYFN; encoded by the coding sequence GTGCGCAACCACTGGGACGAAACGGTCGGCAAGAACACCTACGACCAGAAGTTTGAGGCCGTGGCCAAACAGCATTGCAGCAATTATATCGAATTGATTGAGGCCGGTAATAAATACATCCTGCCCGAGTCAAGGTTTATTGAAGAGTCATACAAAAGCGCCCTTGAGAAGCATAGCGTCTCCCCCGAGGCGGCCATTGATGGCTATGTCAACACCCTGACCGGGGGTTTCGTTCCCTGGATGCGTGTGCTGGATATGTTTGATGGCGAGTGGAGCGATACACGTGACATTGATCCGTCCCGCATTAGTTCGGACATCGCCCTGGAAAGCGAAAAGGGCTGGCTGGGTGCGCTGGGAACTGTGACCAAGGTGGGGGCAACGTCAACGGCAGAATGGACGTGGGAGGAATCCCGCCCGAGTTTCGAGACGTTCGGGAAAGTTGCCCAGCTGATCGAGAAGCATCACCGTTTGACCTGGGGGCCGGATGGGTCCTCCCCGGATCCGCGCATCAGCCTGAACACCGACCCCGCTACCGGGGCGATGACGCTGACGGGTACCCGGGATGCCGGATACGGGCAGGTGAAGAGCAGTATGGTGTTTGACCGCACCGGTGTGAGTGCCCGCCATGATCTGGAGATTGATGGGACAAGCACACGCCTGTCTGATCAGGCGGTACGTGACATTGCGGCGGCCGGTGGGCCGCAGTCGGTGCTGTTTGTCAACAAGGGGCGGGCCGAGAAAGCCCTGGAAAGCTTCAGGTATGATCTTTCCGATGGCTGGGCGCGTGGGCTTGGTGATGACTTTGCGTCGCTTGACACCCAGACCATGCGGGTGGGCAGCAACGATTACCTGTTCCTGGACCGCAAGGCCACGCCGGCGGTCTCGTTCAGCGAGAGCCGTCTGCTGGGTGAGCTCTCCACGTTCCAGCTCAATGCCTATCTCAGCAATGCCAACAATATCATCGGCGGGGCCAAAAACCATATTTCGCCCTTGGTGCTTGACCTGGACGGGGATGGGGTTGAACTGACCCACGCCTATGACCGCAGCGTTTACTTTGATATCGACAACGATGGCCAGGCGGAACGGGTCGGCTGGGTCAAGGCCGATGACGGCATGCTGGCCATGGACCGTAATGAAAACGGCAACATTGATGACATCACCGAGTTGTATGGTGATGATGTCATGCCGGCCTATGACAAGCTGCGTCAGCACGATGCCAACAAGGACGGAAAGATCGATGCTCAGGATCCGGACTATGCCAAACTGCGGGTGTGGCGTGACCTGAACCAGAATGGCCTGACCGAGGCCGGCGAGCTGAAGACCCTGCCGGAAACGAATGTCCAGAGCCTGGACCTGAATGAAAAGCCCGAAGATCGCTGGCAGCACGAGAACTACATCTCGGCCTCCTCCACCTATACCAAGGTCGGGGGGCAGACCGGAACGATGGTGGACGCTCATTTCCTGAACGATAACGCCGACAGCTGGTACAAGGGCGCGCATGGAGAAAAGTTCGGGGCCGAGGTCAAGATCAACCTGGAAGCCCTTCTGCTGCCGCAATCGCGCGGCTATGGCCTGATGAAATCGATGCATCTGGCGCTGAACGACAATCCCGAATTGATGGCGATGATGCGCACCCTGGCCAGCCTGAAGCTGGACCAGCTGGGGGATGCGCCGCAACTGGTCGAGGATATTCTGCTGGAATGGGCCGGGGTACGGGGCAATGACCCGACGGCCCGTGCCGAAAGTACGGGCAGCAATATTGATGCCCGTCATGTGGACTTTATGGAGCAGTTCACCGGTGTCATGTGGCTGCAGCGCGGGCTGACTGCGGCGGTGGGTGAAAATGCCTCGGTCGGGATCAAGAAGGCATGGGGCAACATCGAGGCGGTGATGACGGCGCGCTTTCTGGTCCAGGGACCACTGGCGCACCTGTTCCCGGAGGCAAAGTATAACTTTGCGACTGATACGGTCGAACTGAATGCATCGCTGTCTTCCCTTCTGGGCCGGGCGCGCAGCCATGCCTCCTCCCTGGATGAGGACGGGGCAGAGCGTTTCTGGATAGAGATGGGGAACATCCTGATTGTCTCAAAGGGCGAGCTGGGGGTTGACGTTGACACCATCAACAACAGCATCACATCCGCCTTCGGTTACGATCTGTTTCTGGCGGAAAAGTCGGTTCTGGCTGCTGATGGGGTGATCTATACCGGCAAAGACACTACGCCCGATCATCTGAAGCTGTCGGTGCGTGTGGGGGATGCGGCAGACAACACCATCAAGGGTGGCGATCGTGGTGACCTTGTCTTTGCCGAAGGGGGCGGGGATACCATCGAAGGCCGTGGCGGGGATGACTACCTGAATGGTGGGGCCGGTCATGACCGGATATCCGGTGGTGCGGGCTTTGACCGTCTTGTCGGGGGCGATGGCGACGACGTCCTCAACGGGGACGAAGGCGGTGATCATCTGGATGGCGGTGCCGGGCGCGACATCCTGATCGGCGGGGGCGGGGATGACACACTCAAAGGTGGAGCCGGTGCTGATGACCTGGATGGCGGAGACGGTGAGGATACACTGAGCGGTTGGTCCAAGACCGGGGGAGTTTACATCAATCTGGCAACCGGGGAGGCTGCTGGCGGTGATATGCGTGGGGATACATTCCGTAACTTTGAACATATCGGCGGATCAGACTTCTCCGATACCCTGGTCGGGGATGCCAATTCCAATTTCCTGAACGGTGAACGTGGGGATGACGAGCTGTACGGTGGGGACGGCGACGATACCCTGTTCGGTTCCGATGGCCGTGACATCCTGCACGGCGAAGCCGGTGATGACACCCTCATGGGCGATAACGGGGCGGAGGTGATGATCGGGGGGAGCGGTATCGATACGGTTTCCTATGCTCATCCGTACAATACAAAAGGCGTGGTGGCTGATTTATCGATCGATCGTGGTTCGGCCGGCAGTGCTGCCGGTGACACCTACGACGGGATCGAGAACCTAACCGGAACCGTAGGCGGACATGATGTGTTGATCGGAGATGATCAGAATAATGTGCTCACTGGTCTGGGGGGAGCCGATACCCTGCGGGGAGAAGGCGGGAATGATACGCTGGTAAGTCTCTGGGGATCAGATCATCTTTATGGGGGACCTGGTTCGGACCGCTTTGTTTTTACCTCTGTGAATTCCATTACATTCCCCAGAAAGGACTTGGCCAGCCCGGATCCCGTGAAAAACAAGAGTAATGCAAATTCTTTTACATTCGAGATGAATGACAAGCACGTTTTTGTTCATGACTTTGACCTCAGTGATCCCGATGAGAAAATTGATCTCTCAAGACAAGACCTGAATGAGGTTGTTGTGCGTCAGAGTGGCACCGACACGGTGATTGAATTGGATGGTGGACGACGTCTGGTTCTGCTTGGAATTTCAGCAACGGAGCTGACCGCCGACCACATGGTTCTACCGCCCGGAGTCACGGATATTACGCGGGGTGAGCCAATCACGAGAGCAGGAGTGATGCTGACGGGAGGGGATACTGCTGACATGATGGAAGGAACATTTGGTGATGACATCCTGTCCGGTGGGGATAATAGTCATGGCTGGGATAGGCTGTATGGTGGCTTTGGTGCTGATCGTTTAAGTGGTGGTGGTGGAGACGATGTGCTGATAGGGGGACTTGGTGCAGACACCCTAGATGGAGGTGAGGGTGTAAACTATGCGTTTTATGGAATATCTCCTGAAGCAGTCACTGTTGACCTGTCTAAAGGTAAGGGGCACGGGGGGGGATGCAGAGGGAGATATTTTAATTAA
- a CDS encoding thermonuclease family protein, with product MVTPDGEKIVRFRGLDASEIKGKCAAEKQAALRAKAATEQLLENGRITLEKPSRDKYRRVAAFVLVDGHPVHELLVRTVHGRPCTGDKRRGWCG from the coding sequence ATGGTGACACCGGACGGTGAGAAGATTGTGCGCTTCAGGGGGCTGGATGCGTCCGAAATAAAAGGAAAATGCGCCGCAGAAAAACAGGCCGCCTTGCGTGCAAAGGCGGCAACGGAGCAGCTTCTGGAAAATGGAAGGATTACGCTGGAGAAACCGTCACGCGACAAATACAGGCGTGTAGCGGCTTTTGTGCTGGTTGACGGACACCCGGTCCACGAGCTGTTGGTTCGTACCGTACACGGTCGCCCGTGTACGGGCGACAAGCGGCGTGGCTGGTGTGGATAA
- a CDS encoding ribbon-helix-helix domain-containing protein produces MAEKSDVSLSWVIRQAIHRFVQEHGAHPELPLRLAGSFGKEGQDT; encoded by the coding sequence ATCGCCGAGAAAAGCGATGTTTCCCTGTCTTGGGTCATTCGTCAGGCCATCCACCGGTTCGTCCAAGAACATGGAGCACATCCTGAGCTGCCCCTCAGGCTCGCTGGAAGTTTTGGGAAAGAAGGCCAAGACACATGA
- a CDS encoding site-specific DNA-methyltransferase, translating to MSRLTDLIAQAKAKDPSFGQELEREFKVLSARRSFGLNFERHRPESVELPGRPVRKGDKVRVLPPRGETKKGDQRLWRVRSLSGKGAERQAVVELIGAEEPDTQEVPAADLVVVAEFRDYIYPGLVSTGKVERGGDKPFHTVINGENFHALEALTFTHRGKIDAIYIDPPYNTGAKDWKYNNDYVEAEDLYRHSKWLAFMERRLNVAKELLNPSNSVLIVTIDEKEYLRLGLLLEQTFPEADIQMVSSVINQAGSSRPGSFSRTDEYLYFVKLGSSIVEALQLEKEWMSGRGNTRRMGLYWNELMRTGPGARREDSPNLFFPIYLTSDARKFVSVGKPIGLGVDRHTIEHPSNVIVRWPIRADGTEGRWRVSADGIRELIEKGYIRLGRARGDQTTIQYISRGEVKKVESGVFKIKGHRDDGSLEVQDTEYIPTVVPGTQWNIKSHDASVNGALMIRSLIPRRTFPFPKSLYAVEDCLRFLIKSKPNATILDFFSGSGTTAHAVMRLNRQDGGRRQCISITNNEVAAGEQTSLRKSGLRPGDPDWEKWGICDYITKPRIRAAITGHTPEGRKIEGDYAFTDEFPMAEGFQENAEFFTLTYETPVAVSHNRAFARIAPLLWMRAGSEGRRIDAIPADGWEVADTYGLLTDLDKASAFCKAVEAKGTIRIAYIVTDDDRRFQAVTRHLPDAVEPVRLYESYLSNFRFSMGR from the coding sequence GTGTCACGCCTCACTGATCTGATTGCGCAGGCAAAAGCCAAGGACCCAAGCTTTGGGCAGGAGTTGGAGCGGGAATTCAAGGTCCTGTCCGCCCGCCGCTCATTCGGCCTTAATTTCGAGCGGCACCGTCCGGAGAGCGTCGAGTTGCCGGGCCGTCCCGTGCGCAAGGGTGACAAGGTGCGCGTTCTGCCGCCGCGCGGTGAAACGAAGAAAGGCGACCAGCGTCTTTGGCGGGTACGGAGCCTGTCCGGGAAGGGCGCGGAGCGCCAGGCCGTTGTCGAACTGATCGGCGCGGAAGAGCCGGACACGCAAGAGGTGCCCGCTGCCGACCTCGTGGTGGTCGCGGAGTTTCGAGACTACATCTACCCCGGCCTTGTCAGCACGGGAAAGGTCGAACGCGGCGGGGACAAGCCCTTTCATACCGTGATCAATGGCGAGAACTTCCATGCACTTGAAGCCCTGACCTTCACGCATCGCGGAAAGATCGACGCGATCTACATTGACCCACCCTACAATACCGGCGCAAAAGACTGGAAATACAACAACGATTACGTTGAGGCAGAAGACCTGTACAGGCATTCCAAGTGGCTAGCATTTATGGAGCGGAGGTTAAATGTTGCGAAGGAGCTTTTGAACCCATCCAACTCTGTATTAATCGTTACAATCGATGAAAAAGAATACCTCAGGCTTGGTTTGCTTCTTGAGCAGACGTTTCCCGAGGCAGATATTCAAATGGTAAGCTCGGTTATTAATCAAGCCGGGTCATCGCGACCGGGCTCATTTTCAAGAACTGACGAATATCTATATTTCGTAAAATTAGGCTCATCTATTGTCGAGGCATTGCAGCTAGAAAAAGAATGGATGTCTGGTAGAGGAAACACAAGAAGAATGGGACTTTACTGGAATGAACTTATGCGAACAGGTCCTGGTGCACGTCGCGAAGACAGTCCTAATTTGTTTTTCCCGATCTATTTGACTTCTGACGCTCGGAAATTCGTTTCAGTTGGTAAGCCAATAGGTTTGGGAGTAGATAGGCACACTATCGAGCACCCAAGCAACGTCATCGTTCGCTGGCCAATCCGTGCAGATGGCACAGAAGGTCGGTGGCGTGTCTCGGCAGATGGGATCAGGGAACTTATTGAGAAAGGCTATATCAGGTTAGGTCGCGCAAGAGGTGATCAAACTACGATTCAATACATTTCACGCGGTGAAGTAAAAAAGGTCGAGAGCGGTGTATTTAAGATTAAGGGGCATCGTGATGATGGTTCATTAGAAGTTCAAGATACAGAATATATCCCTACTGTTGTTCCCGGCACCCAATGGAACATCAAGTCTCATGACGCATCGGTCAATGGGGCACTGATGATCCGTTCACTCATACCGAGGAGAACATTTCCGTTTCCAAAATCATTATACGCGGTTGAAGACTGCCTACGTTTTCTAATTAAAAGCAAACCAAACGCGACAATTCTCGACTTTTTCTCTGGTTCCGGGACGACGGCCCATGCGGTCATGCGGCTAAACCGGCAGGATGGAGGCCGTCGCCAGTGTATTTCTATAACCAACAACGAAGTGGCTGCTGGCGAACAGACATCGCTGCGCAAGTCTGGCCTGCGTCCGGGCGATCCCGACTGGGAGAAATGGGGCATTTGCGACTACATCACCAAGCCCCGCATTCGAGCAGCGATAACCGGGCACACGCCTGAAGGAAGAAAAATAGAGGGAGACTATGCGTTCACGGACGAATTCCCCATGGCCGAGGGCTTCCAGGAAAACGCCGAGTTCTTCACCCTGACCTATGAAACGCCGGTGGCGGTCAGCCACAATCGCGCGTTCGCGCGTATTGCGCCGCTCCTGTGGATGCGGGCGGGCAGTGAGGGCAGGCGGATCGACGCAATTCCAGCCGACGGGTGGGAGGTAGCAGATACCTACGGCCTGCTGACAGACTTGGACAAGGCAAGCGCCTTTTGCAAAGCGGTGGAGGCCAAGGGCACCATTCGGATTGCCTATATCGTGACAGATGACGACCGGCGCTTCCAGGCGGTCACGCGCCATTTGCCCGATGCCGTCGAGCCGGTACGACTCTACGAGTCGTATCTGAGCAATTTCCGATTCTCGATGGGGCGCTGA